Genomic segment of Poecile atricapillus isolate bPoeAtr1 chromosome 25, bPoeAtr1.hap1, whole genome shotgun sequence:
TggtggagctctgagcagctgcaaCCCTTCCCTCGGCAGAAGGAAGTCCTCAGAGCTGGCAAATTTAATTCAAATCTAAACCTCTGAATTTGGTTGCCTGCTATGGCAGGAACCTCCTGTTTGCACTATGCAAACTGGACAGAGTGTGCCACCAGCAGCggccaggggacagcagagctgaCAGCAGCGCTGCTGGGGGCTCTGCATTCCTGATCTGGGGGCTTGGAGCTCCCAAAACCAGGACTCAGTGGGATCCCAGAGGAGCAGATGCCTTTGCCAGGGTGCTTTGTAAGGAATTAAGCACTGGGAGCATCAGGGTCACTCCAGGGGTAATTCTCTTTTACCTGGGAACCAAGAGGAGAGGACGATGATTAATAATGATAATATTATTATCATAACCATTGCTGTAGGATCCAAACAGGATCTAGGAACTCTCTTTCCACCCAGGCTGCTTGTGCTGCCAGGTAAAGCAGCTCTGAGGCAGCAgacccagcagagctgagctggaacaTGGGCTGGAATCTGCCCATTTTGGCCACTCAGGGGCTCAGATCTCACCTTGCCTGGTTTGTGCCAACACCAGAAGGACTCCTCAGCATCCTGCCTGCTTTGAGGGACCCTGTGGGACAGGAGGAAGAAGCCACTTATCTTGATACTCCTCTTATCAGCTCTGCACAAAACCTTCAAAATCTCTGCTTAGCCTACATCTGTTAATACCTCCGAGGAAATCATGGAGTTAAACCCTTCCCAGGCTCAAACAATGCACGTGAATTACACTCTGAGAGCTGCCTTGCTTTGGAAAGGCATTTTTTCAAACATCTCTTTATCTTTTGCAGGGCAGCACCAGCGCAGCACAGTCGCCCTTTGGCCAAATGCCAGGTGAGGTTTTCCCTGCACTGATAAACACCTCCCATGTGGGTgggagggctggcacagccctgtcTGCTCTCCTGCACAGGATCTGAAACAAGCCCCGGAGCGGGGCCACCCCTCAGAGACAGCCCAGGAGGAAAGTAATTAAAAGAATCCAAAAAAGAACAGGAATAATTTCGTATAAAATCCTCAAATAGAGTAATTAAAGCAGTTCCTACCTCTTCTAGCAGAGGAGGAGTCCTATACAGaatccctccttttcctcctgcgttttcccattttccctggagctggagcGGGAAAGCACAAAATCAGGAGCTGACCTGTTTCATCCCTTGAGCTCTCGGGCAGGGAAAGCGGAGTGAGGCTGGAGCCTCCTCCCCAGGGGCTGTAGCAGAGCAAGGAAGAAGCACAGCCTAGCTGAGCTGACCTCGATCTCCCTGCCCTCCTATTTAAAGCTTCCCAAACACTTTTGGTTTGCTGCAGATGGAGCTCACCAGATGGAACCAAAGGCACCTCTGGGCTCACATGCCCTGTGTCCAGGCAGGATGGATTCCTGGGTGATGCTGGAGAGAAAAGGGCTCTGCTTTGCACCCCCAGAGGTGCCCATGGTTCTGTGGCAGCTGGTGGAATTTTCTTTACAGTTTCCCACCCTTTTTTCTGGCCCCCAGGCTCACCCACCCCGACTGGTTTCTACGGCATCCGCAGATCCTTCCCAGCCGAGCTGGATTTCCACAGCACCAAGCAGTTTGTCAGTGATGTCTACTCCTCCTCTCTGGGCTCCAAGCCCTTCTCCTGCGACTCCTCTTCCCCCCAGGGCTACCCAGCACTCCTGGAGCCCTATCTCAGCGAGCAGTTTGGGGATCACCGtgctcctcctctcccagctggcACCAGCTCCTTCTTCAACCCTCCGGCCGTGCCCCCTCTCCTGCCATCGTTCCCCAGCGACACGGGGCCCTTCCTGCTCGTGAGTGGCTCATGGTTCTGTGCCCCAGGGCAAGGTCACCCCATTTAAATGTGGGGTTCAGTCACGGGGGGGGAAGGATGTGGCTGTCACAGGAGCAGCCATGGCAGATGGGCAAGGGCTCTGGGggaagatttttctctttggttCCATCTGATTGTTCCCTCTTCCTGTTGGAGACATCCTTGGAGACAGCCCattctgctctgagctggaccctgctcccaggcacagggtgggattgctggggtgtcctgtgcagggccaggatttAATGATTCTGGTGGGTGCCTTCCAACTTGGGACACACAGTTCGTGACTGCAGGCTGTTGTCTGTCCCTATCCCAGGTGCCAGCTCCTCTCACAGTCCCACCACAGAGTTCCTGGATCCTGCAGGATCAGGGCTGGTCAGCCCTACTGATGCAGGCCCTGCCCACTGCTGACAGGGTGGATGTTTCCTTGCACAGTTAGAACACCAAACACCGCTCCAGAGCCACAGAAACCCTCTGGGCGTTCCCAGGGGTGGATATTCCATTACCTCCAGGACAGCCTTTTGTTCCTAAGGGTTTTCCTTGCCTTCTCTCCCCGTTTCCCTGCAGAGAGAGCCCTGGGAGCAGACCTCACCCGAGAGCCTCAGCCAGTCTGACAGTGCCTGCTCCGACCCTCTGCAGGcgctccctgccagctccagctgcccgTCCCTGCCTGAATCCGGAGGTGTTTCCCCATTCCGAGGCTCAAGTTGGAGCCCAGCCATCCCTGGAGCCCAGCCCTACCCTCTGCACCCCCTTGAAGACGTCCACTACTCACCCAGCTACGCTGCCAGCTCACCCTACAGCTTGCCCCCGTTCATGGCCGTGGCCAACGAGCCCTCCAGGATGAGCCACCTGTGCCCGGAGCAGCCCTCGGAGCCACCACACCTTCCCGACCACTCTGCCTGGGCTAAAGAGGATGGAAGTGCCCTCTGGGGGACTTATGAAGGCAGGAGAACTTATtgaggagagagaagagctGGAGGAAAGACAAACAGACCATTATTGAAGCAGGTTTTGAATGACTGAATTATTGAAGCTCTTTCCTAAACTGCTCCTTCAAACGTGATGCTTTGTGCTCTGGTTAGAAATACAATCATTGGACACGCCACAATTAGTTCAGAGTGGTGCCTTGCGAAAGGAatttccctctgtcccaccgTGCCACAAGTAAAACACCCAGCCTGAAACACGTCTGCACACCGCAGGTTTTTCCTACCAACAAGGATCCCTTCTCAGAGGGCTTTTTCCAGCCGTAATGGTTCGGAGGTTCTGTAGGGTGTGggcactgccctggctgctgaCCCGAGCCCGAGGTGGCCACCGCGGccacctgcagagctccaaagccccctcccctccatcccttctGTCCTGCAGGGGCCCGGAGCCTCCTCCCTGCCCGGAGTTCCAGCCCCGGGCACTCTCCGGGGCCCGTGGCCACTAGAGGTAGCTCTGCACACACGAACACACCGACCTGGGGGAGCCCTGACCGAGGCAGCACATCCCCGCTGCTTTGTCCCGGGGAGGAGCTCACCCCCTTCGCCCCAGCTCGCCCCCGAGCCTggcacccacagcagcaggaacaagaggctctggagcactccagcccctggcagtgtgGAGGGATGAGACGCCTTAAATCCCTCCttgctttttctccccaaatcctggggcTGGTGGGGCCTTTGAAGCCTTCCCAGCACCTTCTGCTCCCACGAGTGGCGGGTGTGGAGCCTCCTGGGGTGGTCCCTGCCCATCCAGAGCTGTTCCCCGATCACCTCAGGGTGTGTGCAGCTCTCCCGgccccacagccagccctgccgCCCCCAAACCTGAGTCCAGCTCGGCtccagagctggcagcacggcCAGGCTGAACCCCAGTGACCATCGCAGCTATTCCTtctgccaggggctgctgtgagcagggccaccaggctgctgtggctgtgctgccatcAGGCTCTCAGGGAGAAGCAGGAACAGGGTTTTGAGCTGCCTTGAAAGTGTTCGACCCACTCAGGCAGGGTTTTTTATCAGCCTGGAAATGCTGTGAAGCCCTGAGCACAGCCGGAACTCAGCTGCCCGGTGTTTCCCGAAGGCATCCAGCtcttccagggctggagctgggcagcctgcaggctctgctctctgctttccaggctaaacatcatccctgcagcctgcccgggctgcagcacccacagcagctccaggagggagcagccccAGTAAGGGCAAGGTCTCAGATCCCAAATTCCTTGGTGAGCCCCCCTTCCCCGCCCAGCACATTCCTGTGCTCCGGGGCAGGTGGGCTCCTCTCCTGCTGGGATGTGTCCCTATAAAGCTGTCCCAGACAAGGCTTGGCCtaccaggagctgcaggggcacaTTTCAGAGCCAGGAATGGCCTCACTCCCCGCAGAAATCAAGTGTTATTTGTTCAacttaaaggaaaagaaaagattcAGCCGTGACAACAGCCAGCCTGAGCTGCTGGTAGATGATTAACAGCCTGGCCTGCTCTCTgcctcagctccctgcctgtggcagaggcTGTGGTCCCCAGAGAAAAGCTTAAAGGCAGCCTAAAAACCCAGTAACAGCAGTGCTGTGAAGGGATGGtcaccccaaaaatctgagCCACACACTGAACCCcacacctgcagctcccagggcaggcCAGCACTGAGGCTTGTGAGGAAAAAGCTGATTTGTGCAGCACAGACAAACAGCCTGAACTGGGGGAAAACACAAATAAACTCCAGTGTGAGCCCAGCATccaggcagagggagggaaggcTGTGGGAAGAAGGGGGGTTCAGGTAACTTCAGCCATGTGGGTGCCCAGGGCAGGCTCTTTGTTAGGCCACACCTGCCTGCTGCCATTTTGGCCCCAAACCCTCAGAATTTAGccttaaaaagtgaaaaaatgtgcaaaaagcaaaacagaccCTTGCAGAGTGCTCAGTGCAGGTAGCAAATGAAATATGAgagggctggagcccagccTGTGCATCTGAGGGAAAAACACTGAGCTGGTTTGGAGGCATCTGCTTCATTCAGGGAAAGATGGATAAAACCCTGCAAATGTCCCAAAAGCAAAGGGTGGGGAGGGTGATGCCACCAAATCCTATTCCCCCAGACCCTCTGCTAGATGGGGATGTGCTCAGTTTCACAAAAAGATAGCCCATTTTGTGGAGCCTTTGAATATTCAAATTGAAAGTATCGCGCAATCATTGATTGTCAAATCATTGGTTTCTAGAGGTTTTAAATACTTGGCATTAGGAGAGAAAAACTCAAACTTATACCCGTAGGGATAAAACAATAATATTGTCGGGATCCACCTGCCATTGCCACCAGGCAGGCAGGTCCCTTCCGCCCCAAATATCGAGCCTGACTCCTCTGGCCCCCTTGGGCAGCTtgtggggccggggccggggccacctctgctgctgctccgggCACCTGCGGAGGTGCTGCCCGCTCCGGCTCGGGATGTCCGGTAAGCCCCGCTCTGTCCCCCCGCCGGCCCCCACACCCCGCTCCGGGGCGCTTTCGGGGTTCGCCGGGGTCACCTCGCCAGCCGGGCGATCCCGCCTGCCAAGGCAGGAGGGAGCGGGGAGGgcggggaggagggagggaggaggcagggaaggaTCGGCTGCTGCCCGGATCGGCACGGGGCTCCGCGGGCACCGAGCGGCGCTCCCGCCGGGCTGGATGTGCTGCGACCCCCGCTTAGGGGGTGACAGGGGACCCCGCAGCTCCGGGTGCCCTCCCCGCACCTCTGGGTGCCCTCTCTGCATCGCTGTGTGCCCTCCTTGCACCTCTGGGTGCCCTTCCCGCACCTCTGGGTGCCCTCTCTGCATCGCTGTGTGCCCTCCTTGCACCACTGGGTGCCCTTCCCGCACCTCTGGGTGCCCTCTCTGCATCGCTGTGTGCCCTCCTTGCACCTCTGGGTGCCCTTCCCGCACCTCTGGGTGCCCTCTCTGCATCGCTGTGTGCCCTCCTTGCACCTCTGGGTGCCCTTCCCGCACCTCTGGGTGCCCTCCTTGCACCTCCGTGCCCACCCCGCATCTCTGTGCCCACCCCGCACCTCTGGGTGCCCTCTCTGCATCTCTGGGTGCCCTTCCCACATCTCTGGGTGCCCTCCCCGCACACTCTGCCCCCGGCCATGCTGCTCCTGAATCCCAACCCCACTCCCCGACCCCGAGTccaccccctgtccctgtcaccctaCTCCCAGCCCACCCTCAGCACCATCACTctgcccctggatcccagcACCCTGCCCTTGCCCCCCAGACCACCCTCACCACCCTGCTCCTCGACCccaaccccagccctgcctgtccttGTCACCCTGCTCCTGATTGCCCACCTGCCCTGGCCACCCTGTGCCCACCCTTGCCAGCCCTGTCACCCTGAGCCCAGAGCCATcactctgctccctgcccaccctcaccATCCCATCCTTGATCCTGCTAGAAGGGGCTGATACCTCAGAGCCCTCCCTGGCCGCAGGGTCTGGTAACCAGCATGTTCTCCTTAAATCccacccttccctcccctcaTTTTCCCCATCTTTAGTTTATTGAACAGAAACAGAACACCAAAATGTGAGATTAATAATCCCCAGCCCTGTCACCTCTCTGGAGGGACCTGTCACAGCTTGTCCCAGAACACCAcgggggcacagggagggctgGCAGAGGTCACAGCAGAAGAGGACAGTGCCTGCAGTGCAGGATTCCCTGGCTGTGTGGGCAGAACCTGCAAAGCCAGCGTTGTTTTTGTGCCAGGAGCTCCTGGCACTGTGCAGCCGCCTTGGAGAAGGTGTTCC
This window contains:
- the POU2AF2 gene encoding POU domain class 2-associating factor 2 — protein: MPGSPTPTGFYGIRRSFPAELDFHSTKQFVSDVYSSSLGSKPFSCDSSSPQGYPALLEPYLSEQFGDHRAPPLPAGTSSFFNPPAVPPLLPSFPSDTGPFLLREPWEQTSPESLSQSDSACSDPLQALPASSSCPSLPESGGVSPFRGSSWSPAIPGAQPYPLHPLEDVHYSPSYAASSPYSLPPFMAVANEPSRMSHLCPEQPSEPPHLPDHSAWAKEDGSALWGTYEGRRTY